Proteins encoded by one window of Ictidomys tridecemlineatus isolate mIctTri1 chromosome 7, mIctTri1.hap1, whole genome shotgun sequence:
- the Gdap1 gene encoding ganglioside-induced differentiation-associated protein 1 isoform X1: MARRQDEQRAGAPLMAEGKSDAEVKLILYHWTHSFSSQKVRLVIAEKALKCEEHDVSLPLSEHNEPWFMRLNSTGEVPVLIHGENIICEATQIIDYLEQTFLDERTPRLMPDKGSMYYPRVQHYRELLDSLPMDAYTHGCILHPELTVDSMIPAYATTRIRSQIGNTESELKKLAEENPDLQEAYIAKQKRLKSKLLDHDNVKYLKKILDELEKVLDQVETELQRRNEETPEEGHQPWLCGEAFTLADVSLAVTLHRLKFLGFARRNWGNGKRPNLETYYERVLKRKTFNKVLGHVNNILISAVLPTAFRVAKKRAPKVLGTTLVVGLLAGVGYFAFMLFRKRLGSMILALRPRPNYF, encoded by the exons ATGGCTCGGAGGCAGGACGAGCAGAGGGCGGGAGCGCCCTTGATGGCGGAAGGCAAGTCCGACGCGGAGGTTAAGCTCATTCTGTACCACTGGACGCATTCCTTCAGCTCTCAAAAG GTGCGTTTGGTAATTGCTGAAAAGGCATTGAAGTGCGAGGAACATGATGTAAGTCTGCCCCTGAGTGAGCACAATGAGCCTTGGTTTATGCGTTTGAACTCAACTGGAGAAGTGCCTGTCCTTATCCACGGGGAAAACATAATTTGTGAGGCCACTCAGATCATTGATTATCTTGAACAGACTTTCCTGGATG aaagaACACCCAGGTTAATGCCTGATAAAGGAAGCATGTATTATCCACGAGTGCAACATTACCGAGAGCTTCTGGATTCCTTACCAATGGATGCCTATACACATGGCTGCATTTTACACCCTGAGCTGACCGTGGACTCCATGATCCCAGCTTATGCAACCACAAGGATTCGCa GCCAAATTGGTAACACAGAGTCCGAATTGAAGAAACTTGCTGAAGAAAACCCTGATTTACAGGAGGCATACATCGCCAAACAGAAGCGGCTCAAA TCAAAGCTGCTTGATCATGACAATGTCAAATACTTGAAGAAAATTCTTGATGAGTTGGAGAAGGTCTTGGATCAGGTTGAAACTGAGTtgcaaagaagaaatgaagaaacccCAG AAGAGGGCCACCAGCCTTGGCTCTGCGGAGAAGCCTTTACCCTGGCAGATGTCTCTCTTGCTGTCACACTGCATCGATTGAAGTTCCTGGGTTTTGCAAGGAGGAATTGGGGAAATGGAAAGCGACCGAACTTGGAAACCTATTACGAGCGTGTCttgaagagaaaaacatttaacaaGGTTTTGGGACATGTCAACAATATATTAATCTCTGCAGTGCTGCCAACAGCATTCCGGGTGGCCAAGAAAAGGGCCCCAAAAGTTCTTGGCACCACCCTTGTGGTTGGTTTGCTTGCAGGAGTGGGATATTTTGCTTTTATGCTTTTCAGAAAGAGACTTGGCAGCATGATATTAGCGCTTAGACCCAGACCAAATTATTTCTAG
- the Gdap1 gene encoding ganglioside-induced differentiation-associated protein 1 isoform X3 → MPDKGSMYYPRVQHYRELLDSLPMDAYTHGCILHPELTVDSMIPAYATTRIRSQIGNTESELKKLAEENPDLQEAYIAKQKRLKSKLLDHDNVKYLKKILDELEKVLDQVETELQRRNEETPEEGHQPWLCGEAFTLADVSLAVTLHRLKFLGFARRNWGNGKRPNLETYYERVLKRKTFNKVLGHVNNILISAVLPTAFRVAKKRAPKVLGTTLVVGLLAGVGYFAFMLFRKRLGSMILALRPRPNYF, encoded by the exons ATGCCTGATAAAGGAAGCATGTATTATCCACGAGTGCAACATTACCGAGAGCTTCTGGATTCCTTACCAATGGATGCCTATACACATGGCTGCATTTTACACCCTGAGCTGACCGTGGACTCCATGATCCCAGCTTATGCAACCACAAGGATTCGCa GCCAAATTGGTAACACAGAGTCCGAATTGAAGAAACTTGCTGAAGAAAACCCTGATTTACAGGAGGCATACATCGCCAAACAGAAGCGGCTCAAA TCAAAGCTGCTTGATCATGACAATGTCAAATACTTGAAGAAAATTCTTGATGAGTTGGAGAAGGTCTTGGATCAGGTTGAAACTGAGTtgcaaagaagaaatgaagaaacccCAG AAGAGGGCCACCAGCCTTGGCTCTGCGGAGAAGCCTTTACCCTGGCAGATGTCTCTCTTGCTGTCACACTGCATCGATTGAAGTTCCTGGGTTTTGCAAGGAGGAATTGGGGAAATGGAAAGCGACCGAACTTGGAAACCTATTACGAGCGTGTCttgaagagaaaaacatttaacaaGGTTTTGGGACATGTCAACAATATATTAATCTCTGCAGTGCTGCCAACAGCATTCCGGGTGGCCAAGAAAAGGGCCCCAAAAGTTCTTGGCACCACCCTTGTGGTTGGTTTGCTTGCAGGAGTGGGATATTTTGCTTTTATGCTTTTCAGAAAGAGACTTGGCAGCATGATATTAGCGCTTAGACCCAGACCAAATTATTTCTAG
- the Gdap1 gene encoding ganglioside-induced differentiation-associated protein 1 isoform X2, producing the protein MAAYPETRLRSPNPAGTRSGAGVRLVIAEKALKCEEHDVSLPLSEHNEPWFMRLNSTGEVPVLIHGENIICEATQIIDYLEQTFLDERTPRLMPDKGSMYYPRVQHYRELLDSLPMDAYTHGCILHPELTVDSMIPAYATTRIRSQIGNTESELKKLAEENPDLQEAYIAKQKRLKSKLLDHDNVKYLKKILDELEKVLDQVETELQRRNEETPEEGHQPWLCGEAFTLADVSLAVTLHRLKFLGFARRNWGNGKRPNLETYYERVLKRKTFNKVLGHVNNILISAVLPTAFRVAKKRAPKVLGTTLVVGLLAGVGYFAFMLFRKRLGSMILALRPRPNYF; encoded by the exons ATGGCGGCCTACCCAGAAACCCGCCTCCGGAGTCCTAACCCGGCGGGCACGCGCTCCGGGGCTGGG GTGCGTTTGGTAATTGCTGAAAAGGCATTGAAGTGCGAGGAACATGATGTAAGTCTGCCCCTGAGTGAGCACAATGAGCCTTGGTTTATGCGTTTGAACTCAACTGGAGAAGTGCCTGTCCTTATCCACGGGGAAAACATAATTTGTGAGGCCACTCAGATCATTGATTATCTTGAACAGACTTTCCTGGATG aaagaACACCCAGGTTAATGCCTGATAAAGGAAGCATGTATTATCCACGAGTGCAACATTACCGAGAGCTTCTGGATTCCTTACCAATGGATGCCTATACACATGGCTGCATTTTACACCCTGAGCTGACCGTGGACTCCATGATCCCAGCTTATGCAACCACAAGGATTCGCa GCCAAATTGGTAACACAGAGTCCGAATTGAAGAAACTTGCTGAAGAAAACCCTGATTTACAGGAGGCATACATCGCCAAACAGAAGCGGCTCAAA TCAAAGCTGCTTGATCATGACAATGTCAAATACTTGAAGAAAATTCTTGATGAGTTGGAGAAGGTCTTGGATCAGGTTGAAACTGAGTtgcaaagaagaaatgaagaaacccCAG AAGAGGGCCACCAGCCTTGGCTCTGCGGAGAAGCCTTTACCCTGGCAGATGTCTCTCTTGCTGTCACACTGCATCGATTGAAGTTCCTGGGTTTTGCAAGGAGGAATTGGGGAAATGGAAAGCGACCGAACTTGGAAACCTATTACGAGCGTGTCttgaagagaaaaacatttaacaaGGTTTTGGGACATGTCAACAATATATTAATCTCTGCAGTGCTGCCAACAGCATTCCGGGTGGCCAAGAAAAGGGCCCCAAAAGTTCTTGGCACCACCCTTGTGGTTGGTTTGCTTGCAGGAGTGGGATATTTTGCTTTTATGCTTTTCAGAAAGAGACTTGGCAGCATGATATTAGCGCTTAGACCCAGACCAAATTATTTCTAG
- the Gdap1 gene encoding ganglioside-induced differentiation-associated protein 1 isoform X4 gives MERTPRLMPDKGSMYYPRVQHYRELLDSLPMDAYTHGCILHPELTVDSMIPAYATTRIRSQIGNTESELKKLAEENPDLQEAYIAKQKRLKSKLLDHDNVKYLKKILDELEKVLDQVETELQRRNEETPEEGHQPWLCGEAFTLADVSLAVTLHRLKFLGFARRNWGNGKRPNLETYYERVLKRKTFNKVLGHVNNILISAVLPTAFRVAKKRAPKVLGTTLVVGLLAGVGYFAFMLFRKRLGSMILALRPRPNYF, from the exons ATGG aaagaACACCCAGGTTAATGCCTGATAAAGGAAGCATGTATTATCCACGAGTGCAACATTACCGAGAGCTTCTGGATTCCTTACCAATGGATGCCTATACACATGGCTGCATTTTACACCCTGAGCTGACCGTGGACTCCATGATCCCAGCTTATGCAACCACAAGGATTCGCa GCCAAATTGGTAACACAGAGTCCGAATTGAAGAAACTTGCTGAAGAAAACCCTGATTTACAGGAGGCATACATCGCCAAACAGAAGCGGCTCAAA TCAAAGCTGCTTGATCATGACAATGTCAAATACTTGAAGAAAATTCTTGATGAGTTGGAGAAGGTCTTGGATCAGGTTGAAACTGAGTtgcaaagaagaaatgaagaaacccCAG AAGAGGGCCACCAGCCTTGGCTCTGCGGAGAAGCCTTTACCCTGGCAGATGTCTCTCTTGCTGTCACACTGCATCGATTGAAGTTCCTGGGTTTTGCAAGGAGGAATTGGGGAAATGGAAAGCGACCGAACTTGGAAACCTATTACGAGCGTGTCttgaagagaaaaacatttaacaaGGTTTTGGGACATGTCAACAATATATTAATCTCTGCAGTGCTGCCAACAGCATTCCGGGTGGCCAAGAAAAGGGCCCCAAAAGTTCTTGGCACCACCCTTGTGGTTGGTTTGCTTGCAGGAGTGGGATATTTTGCTTTTATGCTTTTCAGAAAGAGACTTGGCAGCATGATATTAGCGCTTAGACCCAGACCAAATTATTTCTAG